A single window of Metallosphaera hakonensis JCM 8857 = DSM 7519 DNA harbors:
- a CDS encoding P-loop NTPase — MRIVVLGAKGGVGKSIVTLLLIRTFLERGKKILLVDRDMTGYISWLAGIRGKGLVASIVDNETGNYFTTLNIGKGILRVVKFYGDGPRLISDSQLFSREDIGSQIREKYDEIISLPHDHVIYDNRGMVEPGELEYSLEIGIYLRKFPHTKSYWVFVSDSLKMNIEMTLDYDQYIWNRWAKNMNVVGRSLVINMVPPNYAIPYEEIGGLSRYDSVTTVPFMDELFEFTGKIESMPSLSSLEPLAKAIESKI, encoded by the coding sequence ATGAGGATCGTTGTTCTGGGAGCTAAGGGAGGAGTCGGTAAATCCATTGTGACACTGCTACTCATTAGAACTTTTCTCGAAAGAGGGAAGAAAATACTTCTCGTTGATAGAGATATGACTGGTTACATATCTTGGTTAGCCGGTATTAGAGGTAAGGGACTTGTTGCAAGCATTGTGGACAACGAGACGGGCAACTACTTTACCACGCTAAACATAGGGAAAGGCATTTTACGTGTGGTTAAGTTCTACGGTGATGGACCCAGATTGATAAGCGATTCTCAGCTCTTCTCTAGAGAAGACATAGGAAGTCAGATTAGGGAGAAATACGATGAAATCATATCTCTTCCGCACGATCATGTAATATACGACAATAGAGGGATGGTCGAGCCTGGAGAGCTTGAATACAGTCTAGAGATAGGGATTTACTTGAGGAAGTTTCCACACACTAAATCCTATTGGGTATTCGTCTCGGATTCGCTTAAAATGAACATAGAGATGACTCTAGACTATGATCAATACATATGGAATAGGTGGGCTAAGAATATGAACGTAGTTGGGAGATCACTTGTAATTAATATGGTGCCACCGAATTACGCTATTCCCTACGAGGAAATAGGTGGCCTATCACGGTATGACTCCGTAACGACTGTTCCTTTCATGGACGAACTCTTCGAATTTACAGGAAAAATTGAAAGCATGCCGTCGTTATCTTCCCTGGAACCTCTGGCGAAAGCCATTGAGTCCAAAATTTAG
- a CDS encoding alcohol dehydrogenase catalytic domain-containing protein, with protein MKALAAVLEKFSEPLVLKEVDVGDGIPVRVKASGMCGRDLVIWRGGFRNLTPPLILGHEIFGEHEGKPVGVYGMETCGTCKYCREGKENLCENARFFGEARPGGYAELITVNKGSLFPLPDREYEKYAAAVCPLATAIHSAKLVGVKKGDTILVTGAGGGVGIHTIQYLKSLGARVVSQTSPSKRELVSNYSDQVVTERNFSREVKEVDAVIELVGGETINESLRTLKREGTLVLVGNVSGKEISLSRPALTIMREQRIIGSASYTRKEIEEAIKLIHQGVITPVYRRYSLREVNNAISDLSEGRVTGRAILVPN; from the coding sequence ATGAAGGCCTTGGCGGCGGTCCTCGAGAAGTTCTCCGAACCCTTAGTGCTCAAAGAGGTTGACGTAGGAGACGGAATTCCCGTTAGGGTAAAGGCATCGGGGATGTGTGGAAGAGACTTAGTTATATGGAGAGGGGGATTCCGGAACCTGACACCACCTCTGATATTGGGTCACGAAATTTTCGGCGAGCATGAGGGTAAGCCCGTAGGAGTTTACGGGATGGAAACTTGCGGTACTTGTAAATACTGCAGGGAAGGAAAGGAAAATCTATGTGAAAACGCCAGGTTCTTCGGTGAGGCTAGACCCGGAGGTTACGCTGAACTTATTACCGTTAACAAGGGATCCTTATTTCCCTTACCGGACAGGGAATACGAAAAATACGCTGCAGCAGTTTGCCCTCTAGCTACAGCCATTCATTCTGCCAAATTGGTAGGAGTAAAGAAAGGCGATACAATACTGGTAACAGGTGCAGGTGGTGGGGTGGGAATTCACACAATTCAATATCTTAAATCCCTAGGTGCAAGGGTCGTATCCCAAACTTCGCCCTCAAAGAGGGAGTTAGTCTCCAATTATTCCGACCAAGTGGTAACAGAGAGAAATTTCTCAAGAGAGGTTAAGGAAGTCGACGCAGTCATAGAGCTGGTGGGTGGAGAGACCATAAATGAAAGTCTTAGAACCTTAAAACGCGAGGGCACACTGGTTCTAGTGGGAAACGTTTCTGGGAAGGAAATCTCCCTTAGCAGGCCTGCACTTACGATTATGAGGGAGCAGAGGATAATAGGCTCTGCCTCATATACAAGGAAGGAAATAGAAGAAGCGATAAAGCTCATTCACCAGGGGGTTATTACTCCAGTATATAGGAGATACTCACTCAGGGAAGTTAACAACGCAATTAGCGACCTCAGTGAGGGTAGAGTCACGGGAAGAGCAATTTTAGTCCCAAATTAA
- a CDS encoding acyl--CoA ligase, with product MIRDFMKKFIEFQNSPSEEGLKKITEELSKTDLRKFNWVRDVFEDIHVRTRGHKIALLWRDMNTGEEMKLTYHELSSLSNKVLNTLRKHGLKKGDVVYLMTKVHPIHWAVFLAVIKGGLVMVPSATNLTVSELKYRFSDLRPSAIVSDSLRASVVDEALGSMKVKKFLIDGKKEGWDTLEEESPQAEAEDTLGDDVIINYFTSGTTGMPKRVIHTATSYPVGSISTATIIGVRESDFHLNLSATGWAKFAWSSFFSPLLVGSTVVAINYEGKLDPKRYIHEVEDMGVTSFCAPPTAWRQFITLDLNEFKLEKLRSVVSAGEPLNPEVIKTWKEKFGLIIRDFYGQTETTAMIGNFPFMTVKPGSMGKPHPMFNVVILDDEGREINKPHEVGHVALKTVPRPVGLLLRYSDERKNQEAFRNGYYYTGDKAYFDEDGYFYFVGRGDDVIKTSDYRVGPFEVESALLEHPAVAEAAVVGIPDPVRWQLVKAFVVLKKGYSPSREIAEEIRNKVKILLSPYKVPRVIEFVDELPKTISGKIRRVELRKIEEEKAKRGIRGEHEYVFQ from the coding sequence ATGATCCGAGATTTCATGAAAAAATTCATTGAGTTTCAAAACTCTCCCAGCGAGGAAGGTCTGAAAAAAATTACTGAGGAACTAAGTAAGACTGACCTAAGGAAATTTAATTGGGTTAGGGACGTGTTTGAGGACATACATGTAAGAACGAGAGGTCACAAAATCGCCCTCTTATGGAGAGATATGAACACGGGAGAGGAAATGAAACTGACCTATCATGAACTTTCCTCTCTTTCCAATAAAGTACTCAACACGCTGAGGAAACATGGTTTGAAAAAGGGAGACGTAGTTTACCTTATGACCAAAGTACATCCAATTCATTGGGCCGTCTTCTTAGCCGTAATTAAGGGAGGTTTAGTGATGGTGCCTAGCGCAACTAACCTCACCGTTTCTGAATTAAAGTACAGGTTCTCAGATCTTAGACCAAGTGCGATCGTATCAGATTCGTTAAGGGCGTCGGTGGTCGATGAAGCCTTAGGCTCTATGAAGGTTAAGAAGTTCCTAATCGACGGGAAAAAGGAAGGATGGGATACCTTAGAAGAGGAGTCTCCGCAAGCTGAAGCCGAAGATACGTTGGGAGATGACGTCATAATCAATTACTTTACCTCAGGAACTACAGGAATGCCCAAAAGAGTCATCCACACCGCCACCTCTTATCCTGTAGGTTCGATATCCACAGCTACCATTATTGGAGTGAGGGAATCAGACTTCCATCTTAACCTAAGTGCCACAGGCTGGGCTAAATTCGCGTGGAGTTCGTTCTTCTCACCGCTTCTAGTGGGTTCAACGGTAGTGGCCATAAACTATGAGGGAAAATTGGACCCAAAGAGGTACATTCACGAAGTTGAGGACATGGGAGTCACTAGTTTCTGCGCCCCACCAACTGCATGGAGGCAATTCATCACTCTAGATCTCAACGAGTTCAAGTTGGAAAAACTTAGGTCAGTTGTTAGCGCTGGAGAACCCCTCAATCCCGAGGTCATAAAGACCTGGAAGGAAAAATTCGGCCTAATCATTCGCGATTTTTACGGACAGACTGAGACTACAGCCATGATTGGGAACTTCCCCTTCATGACCGTTAAACCCGGCTCCATGGGGAAACCACATCCAATGTTTAACGTCGTGATTTTAGACGATGAGGGAAGGGAGATCAATAAACCCCATGAAGTGGGTCATGTGGCATTAAAGACCGTGCCTAGACCCGTCGGTCTTCTCCTACGCTACTCCGATGAAAGGAAGAACCAGGAAGCCTTCAGGAACGGGTATTACTACACAGGAGACAAGGCGTATTTCGATGAAGATGGTTACTTCTATTTTGTGGGAAGAGGAGACGACGTAATAAAGACCTCTGACTATAGGGTTGGACCCTTTGAGGTCGAGAGTGCGCTCCTTGAACATCCGGCAGTAGCCGAAGCGGCAGTTGTAGGAATCCCAGATCCAGTAAGATGGCAACTTGTTAAGGCCTTCGTTGTTCTGAAAAAGGGTTATTCTCCATCAAGGGAGATAGCTGAAGAAATAAGGAATAAGGTAAAAATCTTGCTCTCTCCCTATAAGGTCCCTAGGGTCATTGAGTTTGTCGATGAGCTTCCTAAGACCATAAGCGGAAAAATTAGGAGAGTTGAGCTGAGGAAGATTGAGGAGGAGAAGGCGAAGAGGGGAATCAGGGGTGAGCATGAATACGTATTCCAATGA
- a CDS encoding Zn-ribbon domain-containing OB-fold protein gives MISDVREAKQKEINEVLKQLDALTRMTGLPVYPEPKTGNPLWSDVRELDLRYQIPVKKISKFFEELKEGKVFATRCSKCGSVYFPPQDDCPRCRSSNLEWKEVQGEGELLTYTVISVKPPSFAHYPDYVVGIANFGDVSVTAWVDGPKEKIRVGAKVKLEVVKREPEGYITYKLILV, from the coding sequence ATGATCTCCGATGTTAGAGAGGCAAAACAGAAGGAGATAAATGAAGTTCTAAAGCAGTTGGATGCTCTAACAAGGATGACAGGGTTACCGGTCTACCCAGAGCCCAAAACCGGGAATCCCCTTTGGTCTGACGTCAGGGAACTGGACCTTAGATACCAGATTCCTGTAAAGAAAATATCAAAATTCTTCGAGGAACTCAAGGAGGGTAAGGTTTTCGCAACTAGGTGTAGTAAGTGTGGCTCCGTGTATTTCCCACCTCAGGACGATTGTCCTAGATGCAGAAGCTCCAATCTGGAGTGGAAAGAGGTACAAGGAGAGGGAGAACTGCTGACGTATACTGTAATCTCGGTTAAACCGCCGTCATTCGCTCACTATCCAGACTACGTTGTGGGTATCGCCAATTTCGGAGACGTTAGTGTCACCGCCTGGGTCGATGGGCCAAAGGAAAAGATAAGGGTCGGTGCTAAGGTTAAACTAGAGGTCGTAAAGAGGGAACCTGAGGGGTATATAACGTATAAACTAATCTTAGTTTAA
- a CDS encoding AAA family ATPase, translating into MLFDLHPKESRTELFGRDEEVDYAVKQLLSGNWLIVGGQREIGKTSLVKVSLNELRKRQGLKTVYVNLRGIRSLNGLLNSLLSQMNSLKISIDVKVNFIIGSAGVEVKKGAKAVSSLTELLNSLSNFVLALDEVQELSKVSKQLLDVLGNVFSTNPKVRFVFTGSYIGVMRTLLDPPSDSPLHGRPPAVLTLKAFDEGKAKEFLRRGMKELHVEFHREEEVIQRLDGVVGWLTLFGNLHASRGLGFDNALRETVEQGKKIVAEEFRHFLESKVNKELYVETMRTVKVVSRWKEIKRGVEMALGKIDDKVFSNVLESLVNSNFMEKRGNEYLITDPILREVEFEKLFY; encoded by the coding sequence TTGCTCTTTGATCTTCATCCAAAAGAGAGTAGGACGGAACTTTTCGGTAGGGATGAAGAAGTGGACTATGCTGTCAAACAACTACTCTCGGGAAACTGGCTCATAGTGGGAGGACAGAGGGAGATAGGGAAAACGAGTTTGGTGAAAGTAAGCTTGAACGAGCTTAGGAAAAGACAGGGACTTAAAACAGTATACGTTAATCTAAGAGGGATAAGGAGTCTTAATGGTCTTTTAAACTCTCTCCTTTCTCAAATGAACTCATTGAAAATCTCCATTGATGTTAAAGTGAACTTCATTATTGGTTCGGCCGGGGTAGAAGTCAAGAAAGGAGCGAAAGCCGTGAGCTCACTCACAGAACTCCTAAACTCTCTCAGCAACTTCGTCCTGGCTTTAGACGAAGTACAGGAGCTCTCTAAAGTCAGTAAGCAGTTGCTTGACGTTTTAGGGAATGTCTTTTCTACGAACCCGAAAGTTAGGTTCGTCTTTACCGGCTCTTACATTGGAGTTATGAGGACTCTCTTAGACCCGCCTTCAGATTCACCCCTACACGGTAGACCGCCTGCGGTTCTGACTTTAAAAGCCTTCGATGAAGGGAAAGCGAAGGAGTTCTTGAGAAGGGGTATGAAAGAGTTACACGTTGAGTTTCACAGGGAGGAGGAAGTTATCCAAAGGCTTGACGGTGTAGTCGGATGGTTAACGTTATTCGGTAACTTACATGCCAGTAGAGGACTTGGCTTTGATAACGCGTTAAGGGAGACTGTGGAACAGGGTAAGAAGATTGTGGCCGAGGAGTTCCGTCACTTTCTCGAGAGTAAGGTGAATAAGGAGTTGTATGTTGAAACCATGAGGACCGTGAAGGTAGTGTCCAGATGGAAGGAAATTAAGAGAGGTGTGGAAATGGCCTTGGGGAAAATAGACGATAAGGTGTTCAGTAACGTTCTTGAGAGCTTAGTTAACAGCAATTTCATGGAGAAAAGAGGTAATGAATACTTAATCACGGACCCAATCTTGAGAGAAGTGGAATTTGAAAAACTATTCTATTGA
- a CDS encoding alanyl-tRNA editing protein — protein sequence MNTYSNEVRAHTALHVIKGSLQKVLGTKLTYSTYVKDNHGRIGVLANVKPREEEIEEVMREANGVIEKGLPVLREILPRDDAERIYGKDVYDYFPVPSEVRELIVIKIPNWNVNACSRDHTANTREVGQVLLDYWRYKQAKGLLEVAFNLARSE from the coding sequence ATGAATACGTATTCCAATGAGGTAAGGGCCCATACAGCACTCCACGTAATTAAGGGCTCACTTCAGAAGGTTCTTGGAACAAAGCTAACATACTCGACTTACGTGAAAGATAATCACGGTAGAATCGGCGTCCTAGCTAATGTGAAACCGAGAGAAGAAGAAATTGAGGAAGTAATGAGAGAGGCTAACGGGGTAATTGAGAAAGGTCTACCTGTACTCAGGGAAATTCTCCCAAGGGATGATGCTGAACGAATTTACGGTAAGGACGTTTACGACTACTTCCCCGTTCCCAGCGAAGTTAGAGAATTAATCGTTATTAAAATACCTAACTGGAACGTCAATGCGTGTTCTAGGGACCACACCGCTAATACAAGGGAGGTAGGTCAGGTCCTTCTGGATTACTGGAGATACAAACAAGCGAAGGGCTTACTGGAAGTCGCATTTAACCTGGCTCGATCCGAGTAA
- a CDS encoding APC family permease translates to MSNQKAIPKLKRGVVGTLEAIAQEIAAMAPACDTVAFITSAAAFAFVLTPLAFLLAMLTMFIEVNTLYHLSKRHASAGGYYGYTATAFGPFAAIINGLMYPVYQIASTAAIPVYVAGVVLPGVLSYFWGISLPGWIWIPFILTFILVPIGLSVIGIRPQMKYIRYAALTEIVFLAVTSLYIILKVPDNTLNVFNPFAWNSVYGSNFGPLGGPIAGLGLGMIFGLTSFIGYGGSAPLGDEVKSSKAITKALMMGVTIVGVILTEVSYALTVGWGTNNMVSFASSNIPGIIVYSHFMGILGGLMLALFAFNSAFSDSVAMQSNAGRVYFALGRDGILPRFFSYVHEKWVTPSKALLFVGIASSLLAILSGFLVGYFSGVTPSDMMSLPASSSLVSQALSNTFQYLTTIALVGFIVAHFINNTAVMVMFYRLKEKHMGINKLLHPILHYILPVIATVVFAFVLYESVWPPQFPVTEAVITGSGLLIFSIIYTHWIKRNKPEAYRRAGLTVNIVEEEKTEGLDSNSSSEDT, encoded by the coding sequence ATGTCCAATCAAAAAGCCATTCCTAAACTAAAGAGAGGTGTAGTTGGAACCTTAGAGGCCATTGCCCAAGAAATAGCAGCCATGGCTCCTGCCTGCGATACTGTAGCGTTCATAACGTCGGCGGCTGCTTTCGCGTTCGTCCTTACTCCCCTAGCATTCCTTCTTGCAATGCTGACAATGTTTATAGAGGTCAACACGCTCTACCATCTTTCGAAGAGGCACGCCAGTGCAGGCGGATACTACGGGTACACTGCAACGGCTTTTGGGCCTTTTGCGGCAATTATTAACGGACTGATGTATCCCGTCTATCAAATAGCTAGTACTGCCGCCATCCCTGTCTATGTTGCGGGCGTGGTATTACCAGGAGTTCTAAGTTACTTCTGGGGAATCAGTCTCCCAGGGTGGATTTGGATTCCATTTATCTTAACTTTCATATTAGTACCGATCGGTCTCTCCGTAATTGGGATAAGACCTCAAATGAAATATATCAGATATGCAGCGTTAACAGAGATCGTGTTCTTAGCAGTAACTTCCCTTTACATAATATTGAAAGTACCTGACAATACATTGAACGTCTTTAATCCCTTCGCCTGGAACTCAGTATACGGAAGTAACTTTGGTCCACTTGGCGGTCCCATAGCTGGATTGGGACTGGGTATGATATTCGGTTTAACCAGCTTCATTGGATACGGGGGATCAGCTCCTTTAGGTGATGAGGTAAAGAGTAGTAAGGCAATAACTAAGGCATTAATGATGGGTGTTACCATAGTTGGAGTAATTTTGACCGAGGTTAGTTACGCGCTCACGGTGGGATGGGGTACAAACAACATGGTAAGTTTCGCCAGTAGTAACATTCCAGGAATAATTGTATACTCCCACTTTATGGGCATCTTAGGCGGGCTTATGCTGGCTTTGTTCGCCTTTAACTCCGCGTTTTCCGATAGCGTGGCAATGCAATCCAACGCGGGCAGGGTTTATTTCGCACTGGGACGGGACGGAATACTGCCGCGATTCTTCTCCTACGTCCATGAAAAGTGGGTAACTCCAAGTAAGGCTCTTCTATTCGTGGGTATAGCCTCGAGTCTCCTTGCAATCCTCTCTGGATTTCTTGTAGGCTACTTCTCCGGAGTTACTCCCTCAGATATGATGAGTTTGCCCGCGAGTTCTTCCCTGGTATCTCAGGCACTTAGCAACACCTTTCAGTATCTAACTACGATAGCCCTTGTGGGTTTCATTGTGGCCCATTTCATTAATAACACCGCTGTAATGGTGATGTTTTACAGGCTTAAAGAGAAACACATGGGCATCAATAAGTTACTTCATCCTATTCTACACTATATACTCCCTGTCATAGCAACTGTCGTGTTTGCGTTTGTGCTATACGAATCCGTATGGCCCCCACAATTTCCGGTAACAGAGGCGGTAATCACAGGTTCAGGGCTCCTCATATTCTCCATCATTTATACCCACTGGATAAAACGAAACAAACCAGAAGCCTACAGGAGAGCCGGTCTCACTGTGAATATAGTAGAGGAAGAGAAGACTGAGGGACTTGATTCGAATTCCAGCAGTGAAGATACGTAA
- a CDS encoding APC family permease yields the protein MKKLTFYQALFIGLGNIIGAGIFVMAGSTISAAGPGAILAFVVTAIYAMTVGLNSAELSSVYTDVEGGVYSFTLKTMGEMTGFLVGWFRVIAYSISGAATALGFSGYMVQLGINSALYYPMALGIILVLLFLDYLGLRLVADVESALVIVNLIGLVIFTLSTLVIAGFRPNNFTPFLPHGIGGLFLASNLAFFAYSGFNTIATLTPSTENGEKVIPKAIIWSLIITSILYISVIFAMVNAVHWTLYGVSSAPLSLTLSEVHAPLPVYYVISGSALIATVSVTLSIIVASQRTLEQLVKDFHLPLRSPLIAVGLIMILSLFLGNVESIALASNFGIVFSYMLTGLEVIITRYRGLRGTFKSPGYPVLQLISTVLSAIFLVSLGLQSLEIGIITLFIGILIYEVLREVQRHPKGKSFI from the coding sequence ATGAAAAAGCTAACCTTCTACCAGGCCCTCTTTATAGGTCTTGGGAACATTATAGGCGCGGGTATATTCGTGATGGCAGGCTCTACCATATCAGCCGCTGGGCCTGGGGCAATTTTAGCCTTCGTGGTAACGGCGATATATGCTATGACTGTAGGTCTTAATAGCGCCGAGCTTTCCTCCGTTTACACCGACGTTGAGGGAGGGGTTTACAGTTTCACGCTAAAGACAATGGGAGAAATGACGGGTTTCTTGGTAGGGTGGTTTAGAGTAATAGCGTACTCTATTAGCGGAGCTGCAACTGCGCTAGGTTTCTCCGGCTATATGGTGCAATTAGGTATCAATTCAGCATTATACTATCCAATGGCACTAGGGATCATCTTAGTGCTGCTGTTTCTAGACTATCTTGGACTCAGATTAGTTGCCGATGTGGAGTCTGCCCTGGTGATTGTGAACCTGATTGGCCTCGTGATATTCACCTTATCTACCTTGGTAATAGCAGGTTTCAGGCCCAACAATTTTACGCCTTTCCTTCCACATGGTATAGGAGGCCTTTTCCTTGCGTCTAACCTAGCTTTCTTTGCCTACTCTGGGTTTAACACCATAGCCACATTGACTCCTTCAACGGAGAATGGTGAGAAAGTGATTCCCAAGGCTATCATATGGTCCCTGATCATCACCTCTATCCTTTACATTTCAGTTATTTTCGCAATGGTGAACGCGGTTCATTGGACGTTATACGGTGTGTCCTCCGCACCTCTTTCTTTAACCTTAAGTGAGGTTCACGCACCTTTACCCGTCTATTACGTAATAAGCGGGTCCGCACTCATAGCTACCGTGAGCGTTACTCTTTCAATCATTGTAGCCAGTCAGAGAACCTTGGAACAACTAGTGAAGGACTTCCATCTTCCCCTTCGTAGTCCTCTAATTGCGGTGGGCCTCATTATGATACTTTCTTTATTTCTGGGAAATGTTGAGAGTATTGCCTTGGCTAGTAACTTCGGAATAGTGTTCTCCTACATGTTAACTGGGCTTGAAGTGATAATAACCAGATATAGGGGGCTCCGAGGAACGTTTAAATCTCCGGGGTATCCAGTTTTGCAACTGATTTCAACTGTTCTATCTGCTATCTTCCTAGTATCCCTTGGGTTACAATCCTTGGAGATTGGTATTATTACCCTTTTCATAGGCATATTGATTTATGAAGTCCTCAGGGAAGTACAGAGACATCCCAAGGGTAAGTCCTTCATATAG
- a CDS encoding thiolase domain-containing protein, producing the protein MTNVAVIGTGHSKFGSRTDVNLQELAWEAVKQALEEANVEQKDVKYFSLGNVGTWSAEPLPAVVVGEYCNLTPSGTMRVEAACASGSAALRDAYLAVKSGEADIAMAIGVEQMHQSPNPTVVEMIGRAGNYFWEFENFGLTFPGYYALYATAYMNKYGLREDDLGKIAIKAHHYGAMNPYAHFQKEITMEEYLKSKPVAWPLKLLDSSPITDGAAAVVLASEEVANKYTDSPVWIEAQGVGSGTANLSRRTDFTSIEAARLAADQVYSRAKINKDAPWKQIDVADVHDCFTIAEVIAYEDLGFAKRGEGLSLAREEQTYVGGRIPVNVDGGLKAKGHPIGATGVSMAVSMARQLLYRAPNKGMQAEIRNGRALAHNVGGTGHYAYVTLFSTRRPGL; encoded by the coding sequence ATGACCAACGTAGCCGTCATAGGAACAGGCCATTCCAAGTTTGGATCTAGGACTGACGTAAACCTTCAGGAGTTAGCCTGGGAGGCAGTAAAGCAGGCCCTGGAGGAGGCAAATGTGGAGCAGAAGGACGTGAAATACTTTTCGTTAGGTAACGTGGGAACGTGGAGTGCCGAACCTCTCCCTGCAGTCGTAGTGGGCGAATACTGTAATTTAACGCCCAGTGGAACAATGAGAGTGGAGGCTGCCTGTGCCTCGGGTAGCGCTGCTCTGAGGGATGCATACCTTGCTGTTAAATCGGGCGAGGCGGATATAGCCATGGCGATTGGTGTTGAACAGATGCACCAATCCCCGAATCCCACAGTGGTCGAGATGATAGGTAGAGCTGGAAATTACTTTTGGGAATTCGAGAACTTTGGGTTAACGTTTCCAGGTTATTATGCCCTTTACGCTACGGCCTACATGAACAAGTATGGATTAAGGGAAGATGACTTAGGCAAAATAGCAATCAAAGCTCATCATTATGGGGCCATGAACCCATACGCTCACTTCCAAAAGGAAATAACCATGGAGGAGTACCTAAAGTCCAAACCAGTGGCGTGGCCCCTGAAACTTCTGGACTCCTCCCCGATTACGGACGGGGCTGCGGCAGTAGTGTTAGCGTCAGAGGAAGTTGCCAATAAGTACACGGACTCGCCGGTTTGGATAGAGGCACAAGGTGTGGGCTCTGGAACTGCTAATCTCTCCAGGAGAACCGATTTCACTTCCATCGAGGCAGCTAGATTGGCAGCAGATCAGGTCTATTCAAGAGCTAAAATCAATAAGGACGCCCCATGGAAACAAATAGACGTTGCAGACGTTCACGATTGTTTCACCATAGCTGAAGTAATAGCCTATGAGGACCTGGGGTTTGCCAAGAGAGGTGAGGGATTGTCCTTAGCAAGAGAAGAACAGACCTATGTTGGAGGAAGGATTCCGGTAAACGTTGATGGGGGACTCAAGGCGAAAGGACATCCCATTGGAGCTACTGGAGTTAGTATGGCTGTGTCTATGGCTAGGCAACTGTTATATAGGGCACCTAACAAGGGAATGCAAGCGGAGATAAGGAACGGAAGAGCACTGGCCCATAACGTAGGGGGTACTGGACATTACGCGTACGTCACCTTATTCTCAACTAGGAGGCCAGGGTTATGA